A single genomic interval of halophilic archaeon DL31 harbors:
- a CDS encoding branched-chain amino acid aminotransferase (TIGRFAM: Branched-chain amino acid aminotransferase I~KEGG: hbo:Hbor_28430 branched chain amino acid aminotransferase apoenzyme~PFAM: Aminotransferase, class IV) yields the protein MSVFEEMAKDGTIWMNGEYVDWEDATVHVLSHAMHYGTGVFEGVRAYDTEEGTAIFRWEDHLDRLYDSTKPYDMEIEFTREELTEATLEVLQRNDLESAYIRPLVYYGYDSLGVSPGDCPTDVTIAAWPWGAYLGEEALKNGIKVKISSWRKHASSQIPTNAKTTGLYVNSMLAGEEARRNGFAEAIVLNKEGNVAEGPGENIFLVRDGEIFTPGLSESILDGITRDTLITLAEERGYTVHDNVSISRGELNTADELFFTGSAAEVTPIRQVDNVEIGNGSRGPVTEELQTAFFDLVNRETLDHDEWFTYV from the coding sequence ATGAGCGTCTTCGAAGAGATGGCCAAGGACGGCACCATCTGGATGAACGGCGAGTACGTCGACTGGGAGGACGCGACCGTCCACGTCCTGAGCCACGCGATGCACTACGGCACCGGCGTGTTCGAGGGCGTGCGCGCCTACGACACCGAGGAGGGCACTGCGATCTTCCGCTGGGAGGACCATCTCGACCGCCTCTATGACTCCACGAAGCCCTACGACATGGAGATCGAGTTCACCCGTGAGGAGCTCACGGAAGCCACGCTCGAGGTGCTGCAGCGCAACGACCTCGAGTCGGCCTACATCCGGCCGCTGGTCTACTACGGCTACGACTCACTCGGCGTCTCCCCCGGTGACTGCCCGACGGACGTGACCATCGCCGCATGGCCGTGGGGCGCGTATCTCGGTGAGGAGGCGCTCAAGAACGGCATCAAGGTGAAGATCTCCTCCTGGCGCAAGCACGCCTCGAGCCAGATTCCGACCAATGCCAAGACCACGGGGCTCTACGTCAACAGCATGCTCGCGGGCGAGGAAGCCCGCCGCAACGGCTTCGCGGAAGCCATTGTCCTGAACAAGGAAGGCAACGTCGCGGAAGGCCCCGGCGAGAACATCTTCCTCGTGCGCGACGGCGAAATCTTCACGCCCGGCCTGAGCGAGTCTATCCTCGACGGCATCACGCGTGACACCCTTATCACGCTGGCCGAGGAGCGCGGCTACACCGTCCACGACAACGTGAGCATCTCCCGTGGCGAACTCAACACCGCCGACGAGCTGTTCTTCACCGGCTCCGCCGCGGAGGTCACGCCCATCCGGCAGGTCGACAACGTCGAAATCGGCAACGGCAGCCGTGGCCCCGTGACCGAGGAGCTGCAGACGGCCTTCTTCGACCTCGTGAACCGGGAGACGCTGGACCACGACGAGTGGTTCACCTACGTCTGA
- a CDS encoding 3,4-dihydroxy-2-butanone 4-phosphate synthase (KEGG: hmu:Hmuk_1111 3,4-dihydroxy-2-butanone 4-phosphate synthase~TIGRFAM: DHBP synthase RibB~PFAM: DHBP synthase RibB) produces the protein MSSGRNAIDAVEAAIAAFGRDEPVLVHDAADREGEVDIIYPATAADADAMTRLRNDAGGLICVAVTDAVAEAWDLPFLSDALGHPATESDHLAYDARSSFSLPVNHRETFTGITDDDRSLTAVELGRAAAATLAGAFDAEAFAETFRSPGHINLLRGAPSGLADRQGHTELGLALADAAGQPPAVVVCEMLDDETGGALTPSSARAYAERNGLTYVEGRDLLTRLD, from the coding sequence ATGAGCTCCGGACGCAACGCCATCGACGCCGTGGAGGCCGCGATCGCGGCGTTTGGCCGTGACGAGCCCGTCCTGGTCCACGACGCCGCCGACCGAGAGGGAGAAGTGGACATTATCTACCCCGCGACGGCGGCTGACGCCGACGCGATGACGCGGCTGCGCAACGACGCTGGCGGACTGATCTGTGTGGCGGTGACCGATGCCGTCGCCGAGGCCTGGGACCTGCCGTTCCTCTCGGACGCGCTGGGCCACCCCGCGACCGAGAGCGACCACCTGGCGTACGACGCCCGTTCCTCGTTCTCGCTGCCGGTGAACCACCGCGAAACGTTCACCGGCATCACGGACGACGACCGCTCGCTGACGGCCGTAGAGCTGGGCCGGGCCGCGGCTGCGACGCTGGCAGGAGCGTTCGATGCCGAGGCGTTCGCGGAGACGTTCCGCTCGCCCGGACACATCAATCTGCTGCGTGGCGCGCCCAGCGGATTGGCGGACCGACAGGGTCACACGGAGCTCGGACTGGCGCTGGCGGACGCGGCCGGACAGCCGCCCGCAGTTGTGGTCTGTGAGATGCTGGACGACGAGACTGGCGGGGCGCTCACCCCGTCTTCTGCACGAGCGTACGCGGAGCGCAACGGACTGACCTACGTCGAGGGTCGGGACCTGCTGACCCGCCTCGACTGA